One part of the Bacteroidia bacterium genome encodes these proteins:
- a CDS encoding HipA domain-containing protein, producing the protein MREIIVYADWVGLPESSKMGTLRSELSRGEEIFSFTYSDGWLNSGYAQEIDPDLKLYGGPQYISDEKPNFGLFLDSSPDRWGRMLMERGEAIVSRKTGQSKKSLRESDFLLGVSDETRMGALRFKMEEGGDFLANHEEVKVPPFTSIRELEHASLRIEENDFFKNEEAQKWLMMLMAPGSSLGGARPKANVIDPEGHLWIAKFPSKHDEKNIGAWEFLVNQMAKDLGIDVAIGKAKTYSQKRHTYLTKRFDRTSDNKRIHFASAMSLLGFKDGYSHKEGGSYLELVELLEHYGCEAHDDIRELWRRIVFSVAISNTDDHLRNHGFLLSKNGWRLSPAYDINPIEKGTGLSLNISEVDNSLDFDLCMEVIDYFRWEEKEAQHFIDQTKNMVSQWKQRATQMGIPNSEQTMMETAFER; encoded by the coding sequence ATGAGAGAAATAATCGTATATGCAGATTGGGTTGGATTGCCAGAATCCTCTAAAATGGGAACCTTAAGGTCCGAGCTATCCAGAGGAGAAGAAATTTTTTCATTTACCTATTCAGATGGATGGCTAAACAGTGGGTATGCGCAAGAGATTGATCCTGATCTAAAGCTATATGGAGGTCCTCAATATATAAGCGATGAGAAGCCCAACTTTGGCTTGTTCCTGGATTCGTCTCCAGATAGATGGGGCAGAATGCTCATGGAGCGTGGAGAGGCGATCGTATCACGCAAAACAGGTCAAAGCAAAAAGAGTTTACGAGAATCTGATTTCTTACTGGGAGTCAGTGATGAGACGAGAATGGGAGCATTACGATTTAAAATGGAAGAGGGAGGAGACTTTCTGGCAAATCACGAAGAAGTGAAGGTGCCCCCCTTTACCAGCATAAGAGAACTGGAGCATGCAAGTTTAAGAATCGAAGAGAATGATTTTTTCAAAAATGAGGAAGCCCAAAAGTGGTTGATGATGCTGATGGCACCCGGCTCATCCCTGGGAGGCGCGAGACCTAAGGCAAATGTCATAGATCCGGAGGGTCATTTATGGATTGCAAAATTTCCAAGCAAGCATGATGAAAAAAATATCGGAGCCTGGGAATTCCTTGTAAATCAAATGGCCAAAGACTTAGGGATAGATGTAGCAATTGGGAAGGCTAAAACTTATTCCCAAAAACGACATACGTATTTAACTAAGAGATTCGACAGAACAAGTGATAACAAGCGAATTCATTTTGCATCTGCCATGTCTTTATTAGGGTTCAAAGACGGCTATAGCCATAAAGAAGGAGGAAGTTACCTTGAATTGGTTGAGCTATTGGAACATTATGGCTGTGAGGCACATGATGACATCAGAGAATTGTGGCGGAGAATCGTATTTTCTGTAGCAATATCCAATACGGATGATCACCTGAGAAATCATGGCTTTCTACTTTCAAAAAATGGATGGCGACTTTCTCCTGCATACGACATCAATCCCATTGAAAAGGGAACAGGCCTGAGCTTAAATATTTCGGAGGTAGATAACAGCCTTGATTTTGATTTGTGTATGGAGGTTATTGATTATTTTAGGTGGGAGGAGAAAGAGGCTCAACATTTCATTGACCAGACAAAAAATATGGTAAGTCAATGGAAACAAAGGGCAACTCAAATGGGGATACCAAATAGTGAACAAACAATGATGGAGACCGCATTTGAACGCTAA
- a CDS encoding Crp/Fnr family transcriptional regulator, translating to MEELIEKIKSVIQLSSEAEEFLISISEEKTFVKGSFLIQEGQGVDTIYYVLDGCLRSYCTDKKGKEHTLQFGIEGWWISDYIAIHNHELATLTVECLAESNVIVFNAEKLNNILRLFPEYEPFQRKLLERHVVSLHKRILNQLQLTALERYDLFLAQYPDIEQHTRNYHIASYLGITQESLSRLRVEKAKK from the coding sequence TTGGAAGAATTAATAGAGAAAATAAAAAGTGTCATACAGCTCAGTTCGGAAGCTGAAGAATTCCTTATCTCTATTTCAGAGGAAAAAACCTTTGTTAAAGGCAGTTTTTTAATTCAGGAAGGTCAAGGGGTAGATACCATCTATTATGTTCTGGATGGCTGTCTGAGGTCCTATTGCACCGATAAAAAAGGGAAAGAGCACACCTTGCAATTTGGCATTGAGGGCTGGTGGATCAGCGACTATATAGCTATTCACAATCATGAACTCGCGACTCTGACGGTAGAATGTCTCGCAGAGTCAAACGTCATTGTATTTAATGCTGAAAAACTAAATAATATTCTTAGGCTTTTTCCAGAATACGAACCCTTTCAACGCAAGCTTCTGGAACGCCATGTAGTGAGTTTGCACAAAAGAATTTTGAATCAATTGCAATTAACGGCTTTGGAAAGATACGATCTATTTTTAGCCCAATATCCGGACATTGAGCAGCACACACGAAATTATCACATCGCATCTTACCTCGGAATCACCCAGGAAAGCCTGAGTCGCCTCAGAGTTGAAAAAGCCAAAAAATAA
- a CDS encoding DUF1295 domain-containing protein: MKYFKPILIFIIGFLVLLFSQSFQQMSLINCLTQLVLFGLVVCWPIWKTGRLCYVDIGWPWGLVCIGIVTLIFGEGFDLRVYVVGAVYIFIGARMGLGALQLWKKGYMKKEFPRYQYQRGRWERAGKTNVPLAMQVDALAQGLANASFLAMPAFIIALNPDPAISVFEIVGLILWVLAFLMESVADAQKLSFLRKMAAQGKKKQVCDVGLWKYTRHPNYFAEWMVWNALVIAAIPSWLALQSEESLLIWILLGLGLLFVSRIMYLSLVYLTGAVPSEYYSLKKRPGYEAYTKRVNMFFPGMPK; this comes from the coding sequence ATGAAGTACTTCAAACCCATCCTTATATTCATCATTGGCTTTTTGGTTTTACTCTTCAGCCAATCATTTCAACAGATGTCGCTCATTAACTGCCTCACACAATTGGTCTTATTTGGCCTGGTGGTGTGTTGGCCGATTTGGAAAACGGGAAGATTGTGCTATGTGGACATTGGTTGGCCCTGGGGGCTGGTGTGCATAGGGATTGTAACGCTGATTTTCGGAGAGGGCTTTGATTTGCGAGTATATGTCGTTGGAGCTGTTTACATCTTCATTGGAGCACGGATGGGATTAGGAGCTTTGCAGTTATGGAAGAAAGGATATATGAAGAAAGAGTTTCCGCGCTATCAATACCAAAGGGGGCGTTGGGAAAGAGCGGGCAAAACGAATGTGCCTTTGGCGATGCAGGTGGATGCTTTGGCCCAGGGACTGGCAAATGCCTCTTTTTTAGCCATGCCTGCTTTCATTATTGCCTTGAATCCGGATCCTGCTATTTCTGTATTTGAAATCGTCGGTCTGATTTTATGGGTCCTGGCATTTTTGATGGAATCGGTAGCTGATGCCCAGAAGTTGAGTTTCCTTCGCAAGATGGCTGCTCAGGGAAAAAAGAAACAGGTCTGCGATGTCGGTCTATGGAAGTATACGCGGCATCCGAATTATTTTGCCGAGTGGATGGTTTGGAATGCTCTGGTGATTGCGGCGATTCCCTCCTGGCTGGCCCTCCAATCTGAGGAGTCTTTGCTGATCTGGATATTGCTGGGATTGGGATTGCTCTTTGTTTCGAGGATTATGTATCTCTCTCTGGTGTATTTGACAGGAGCGGTTCCCTCTGAATATTATTCCCTTAAGAAACGGCCCGGTTACGAAGCTTATACAAAGCGCGTAAATATGTTTTTTCCGGGTATGCCAAAGTAA
- a CDS encoding HPF/RaiA family ribosome-associated protein: protein MKIQLNTDKNIKGTENLEGFVSEKLSTSLKRFADKITRIEVHLSDQNADKGGPDDIHCKMEARVEGLQPLMVVSKNATKEKALAEATDKLKAALDSRIGKMQRK from the coding sequence ATGAAAATACAGTTGAATACTGACAAGAACATCAAAGGAACAGAAAATCTCGAAGGATTTGTATCAGAAAAACTAAGTACTTCCCTCAAGCGATTTGCAGACAAAATCACCCGCATCGAAGTACACCTCTCAGACCAAAACGCAGATAAAGGAGGGCCTGATGACATCCATTGCAAAATGGAAGCAAGGGTAGAAGGCTTACAACCCTTAATGGTGGTGAGTAAGAATGCGACAAAAGAGAAAGCACTGGCTGAAGCTACGGATAAACTGAAAGCAGCCTTAGACTCCCGCATCGGAAAAATGCAAAGAAAATAA
- a CDS encoding pitrilysin family protein — MKSRLLALSLSLLLLACSTPQSQNTEADFNIAFEKFQLDNGLEVVMHIDRSDPVVAVALTTHVGSAREKEGRTGFAHLFEHLLFLESENLGKGGLDKMSARIGGSGANGSTSRDRTNYFQTVPKDALEKMIWAEADKLGWFINTVTDPVLAKEKQVVKNEKRQGIDNRPYGHTQYVIDKHLYPSDHPYSWQVIGSLEDLQNATLSDVKEFFNSWYSTNNTTLVISGDFEVAQAKEWVRKYFDEIPRGDQISPLDKRAGKVEDMLRLYHEDNFARLPELTLAWPTVELYHADSYPLSVLATYLSQGKSAPLYQQLVEKDQLTSNVRMSNFSSEIAGQAQLSVRTFPEVDLDKALSSIETAFAKFEQEGISQKDLNRIKAGQETRFYNGLSSVLGKGFQLAQYNIFAKDPGFINQDIQNILNVSRDDVMRVYNQYIKGKNYVATSFVPQGKVELALENSNQAEVVEEVISQGAEESFDPSLTASYEPTPSSFDRSVEPPYGTSPEVSIPDVWKEELPNGLKIYGIENNEVPLIQFNIVIPGGQLLEDMEKTGVSNLLASMMTKGTKNKTTEELENAIQQLGASIFVRANRENITISGNTLAKNYDKTMALLEEILLEPRWDEEEFNLAVLEVKSQIQQQQVNPNSVARNNFNKLIYGNNNIRSQDILGSAESVEQISLQDLKNYFEDYLSPSISRMHVVGALDKSKILSSLNGLQEAWEAKEVSIPEQPVAEAPGASKVYFYDIPGAKQSVLRIGYPALAVTDEDYYPATVANYILGGGGFASRLTQELREGKGYTYGINSFFSGSEAKGSFTIGSGVRSNVTLESTQLVKEILADYGQTFTEKDLETTKSFLIKSNARAFETAGAKLGMLQNISTYGWSDDYIKKREEIVKNISLDRIRELSEKYFDESRMYWLVVGDAKTQLERMNDLGFGSPILLNKISLEKE; from the coding sequence ATGAAATCACGATTACTTGCTCTTTCCCTGAGTCTTTTACTCCTCGCATGTTCTACTCCTCAAAGTCAGAACACGGAAGCAGACTTCAACATAGCTTTCGAAAAATTCCAATTGGACAACGGCCTTGAAGTTGTCATGCACATAGACAGGTCCGATCCTGTGGTCGCTGTAGCTCTCACTACACATGTAGGCTCTGCCAGAGAAAAAGAAGGCAGAACGGGTTTCGCCCACTTATTTGAGCATCTCCTTTTCCTCGAATCTGAAAATCTGGGCAAAGGAGGATTAGATAAGATGAGTGCGCGAATTGGAGGTTCAGGAGCTAATGGTTCGACTTCCAGAGATCGCACCAATTATTTCCAGACAGTCCCCAAAGATGCCCTCGAAAAGATGATTTGGGCAGAGGCAGACAAATTGGGATGGTTTATCAATACGGTAACTGATCCCGTACTTGCCAAAGAGAAGCAAGTCGTAAAAAATGAAAAACGACAAGGCATTGACAATCGTCCCTACGGACATACCCAATATGTGATTGACAAACACCTCTACCCATCCGACCATCCCTATAGTTGGCAGGTAATTGGCTCGCTGGAAGATTTACAAAATGCGACCCTGTCCGATGTAAAAGAGTTTTTCAATAGCTGGTATTCAACCAATAATACTACCCTCGTCATTTCGGGAGATTTTGAAGTAGCACAGGCGAAAGAATGGGTGCGCAAATACTTCGATGAAATTCCCAGAGGGGATCAAATCAGTCCTTTAGACAAAAGAGCGGGAAAGGTGGAGGATATGCTGCGTCTTTATCATGAAGATAATTTTGCTCGATTGCCGGAACTCACCCTGGCCTGGCCGACGGTGGAATTGTACCATGCGGATTCTTATCCGCTCAGCGTATTAGCTACCTATTTATCTCAGGGCAAATCCGCTCCTCTCTATCAGCAGTTGGTGGAAAAGGATCAATTGACTTCGAATGTGCGGATGTCTAATTTCTCCTCAGAAATCGCCGGACAAGCCCAGTTGAGTGTTCGTACTTTTCCGGAAGTGGATTTGGATAAAGCTTTGAGTTCCATAGAGACAGCTTTTGCAAAGTTCGAACAGGAAGGGATTTCCCAAAAGGACTTAAACCGAATCAAAGCAGGGCAGGAAACCCGCTTCTATAATGGTCTATCCAGCGTATTGGGTAAAGGCTTCCAATTGGCCCAGTACAACATATTCGCGAAGGATCCAGGCTTTATCAATCAGGACATCCAAAATATCCTGAACGTAAGCAGGGATGATGTCATGCGTGTCTATAATCAGTATATCAAAGGAAAAAATTATGTGGCGACAAGTTTTGTCCCCCAGGGAAAGGTCGAACTGGCATTGGAAAATTCCAATCAGGCAGAAGTGGTAGAAGAAGTGATAAGCCAGGGTGCAGAGGAGAGCTTTGATCCTTCTCTTACAGCTTCTTATGAGCCCACTCCTTCATCTTTTGATAGAAGCGTCGAACCTCCCTATGGAACTTCTCCGGAAGTAAGTATTCCTGATGTGTGGAAAGAGGAACTCCCCAATGGACTCAAGATTTATGGCATTGAAAACAATGAAGTTCCCCTGATCCAATTCAATATCGTCATCCCCGGAGGTCAGCTTCTGGAGGATATGGAAAAGACAGGCGTTTCCAATTTGCTTGCAAGCATGATGACCAAGGGCACGAAAAACAAAACTACCGAAGAGCTGGAAAATGCCATTCAGCAATTGGGAGCCTCAATCTTTGTCAGGGCCAATCGCGAAAACATCACGATCAGTGGAAATACCCTTGCGAAAAACTACGATAAAACGATGGCCTTGCTGGAAGAAATTCTGCTGGAACCCCGATGGGATGAAGAAGAATTTAACCTAGCGGTTTTGGAAGTAAAGAGCCAAATACAGCAACAGCAGGTAAATCCCAATTCTGTAGCCAGAAACAACTTCAACAAGCTCATATACGGCAACAACAACATTCGCTCCCAGGATATACTCGGATCAGCCGAATCTGTTGAGCAAATCAGTCTGCAAGACCTCAAGAACTATTTTGAGGACTATCTCTCGCCTTCTATTAGCCGCATGCATGTGGTAGGTGCATTAGATAAGTCGAAGATTTTGAGTTCCTTAAACGGCCTGCAGGAAGCCTGGGAAGCTAAAGAAGTAAGTATTCCTGAGCAACCAGTAGCAGAAGCACCTGGCGCATCCAAAGTTTATTTCTATGACATTCCCGGTGCCAAACAGTCTGTTTTGCGAATTGGGTATCCTGCCCTGGCCGTTACAGATGAAGATTACTATCCGGCAACGGTTGCCAATTATATCCTCGGTGGAGGAGGTTTTGCTTCCCGACTCACCCAGGAACTCAGAGAAGGAAAGGGTTATACTTATGGCATCAATTCTTTCTTTTCGGGCTCAGAAGCAAAAGGGTCCTTCACCATCGGCAGTGGCGTGAGGAGCAATGTTACCCTGGAGTCAACTCAATTGGTCAAAGAAATACTCGCTGACTATGGGCAGACCTTCACCGAAAAAGACCTGGAAACTACTAAAAGCTTCCTGATCAAAAGTAATGCGAGGGCCTTTGAAACGGCGGGCGCGAAACTAGGTATGCTGCAAAATATCAGCACCTATGGCTGGTCGGATGATTATATCAAGAAGAGGGAAGAAATTGTGAAGAATATTAGCCTGGATCGCATCCGGGAACTCAGTGAAAAATATTTTGACGAATCCAGGATGTACTGGTTGGTTGTGGGGGATGCAAAGACTCAATTGGAACGCATGAATGATTTGGGCTTTGGGAGTCCGATCCTGCTCAATAAGATTAGCCTGGAGAAAGAGTAA
- a CDS encoding NADP-dependent oxidoreductase, whose translation MKALQVLKYGDLEESLAFREVSKPGIGATDVLIVVRAAAINPIDKSIILGNLQHILPIPLPSTSGYDVSGIVVEKGDQVSNFDIGDSVYARLPQKQMGSLAEYAAVDIQAVSLKPENISFEEAASLPLAGLTALQSLEYVGLKDKDKILIHAGSGGVGSFAIQFAKAKGAHVYTTTSTRNVSWVKELGADRVIDYKTEEYKSLVSEVDIVFDTLGKHYTEEAFQLIKQGGKVVSIAGPIDEEGARIFGMNEYKLPEALSSSIHKKEASYKYLLMHPNGTQLAEIKSLLERGKIKAVIDEIYSFEESIEAFKHLASGRAKGKIVIKIT comes from the coding sequence ATGAAAGCCTTGCAAGTCCTGAAATATGGTGATCTTGAAGAGAGCCTGGCCTTTAGGGAAGTTAGCAAACCCGGAATAGGAGCAACTGATGTCCTGATCGTGGTGAGGGCAGCTGCCATAAATCCTATCGACAAAAGCATTATCCTGGGGAACCTCCAGCATATTCTTCCCATCCCATTACCAAGTACCAGCGGCTATGATGTGAGTGGAATAGTGGTCGAAAAAGGAGATCAAGTCTCTAATTTTGACATCGGGGATTCGGTTTACGCCAGGCTACCTCAGAAACAGATGGGCAGCCTGGCTGAATATGCTGCCGTAGATATACAGGCGGTATCCCTAAAACCTGAAAATATTTCTTTCGAAGAGGCTGCGAGCTTGCCCTTGGCTGGACTCACCGCCTTACAATCCCTGGAATATGTGGGTCTAAAAGACAAAGACAAAATTCTGATTCATGCAGGATCAGGAGGCGTTGGTAGTTTCGCGATCCAATTTGCAAAAGCAAAAGGAGCCCATGTTTACACGACTACCAGTACCCGAAATGTCTCATGGGTAAAAGAACTTGGCGCAGACAGGGTAATAGATTACAAAACCGAAGAGTATAAAAGCCTCGTGTCAGAGGTCGATATAGTATTTGACACCCTGGGAAAACACTATACAGAGGAGGCCTTCCAGCTTATAAAGCAAGGGGGGAAAGTTGTCAGTATTGCCGGCCCTATAGATGAAGAGGGAGCCAGAATCTTCGGGATGAATGAATACAAATTACCAGAAGCATTATCCAGTTCCATTCATAAAAAAGAAGCTTCCTACAAATACCTGCTCATGCATCCCAATGGCACTCAATTAGCAGAAATAAAATCCCTGCTTGAACGGGGAAAGATCAAAGCAGTCATTGATGAAATTTATTCTTTCGAAGAAAGCATTGAGGCATTCAAACATCTCGCATCTGGCAGAGCTAAAGGGAAAATTGTAATAAAAATTACCTGA
- a CDS encoding helix-turn-helix transcriptional regulator, with product MGAKRPSLLPKERRILENLGENIKLARLRRKLTAEQVANRANISRKTLWNVEKGSEHISIGVFLQVLSVLGFQKELENIAKDDLLGRKLQDIKLVTKKRGPKKSS from the coding sequence ATGGGAGCAAAAAGACCGAGTCTACTACCCAAAGAAAGAAGAATTCTTGAAAATCTAGGTGAGAATATCAAACTGGCAAGATTAAGAAGGAAGTTAACGGCTGAGCAAGTAGCCAATCGAGCAAACATCTCCCGCAAGACCCTTTGGAATGTCGAAAAAGGCAGCGAACATATTAGCATAGGGGTCTTCCTACAAGTATTATCCGTTTTAGGCTTTCAAAAAGAGCTGGAAAATATTGCAAAGGATGATTTGCTGGGAAGAAAATTGCAGGATATTAAGCTGGTAACAAAAAAGCGTGGCCCCAAGAAAAGTAGCTAG
- the hchA gene encoding protein deglycase HchA: MKKILIGLVGILIFAFAALYISSRPQLEEDGSYKPSKLALSLATVDKSDFENLSYQKYQGQKKKILAIFTEQKNMKMANGKLFSTGNHPIESLLPMLHLKNAGFEFEIATQTGNPVILEKWAFPEEDEHVKAIYEEYKSRFEQPRKLADFISSSFEETDSYAAVFIPGGHGAMLGIPDDPNVGKILNWAHQNELFTISLCHGPGAFLSTALNNQKFLYEGYKMAVFPDAVDEQTPMIGYLPGHMPRGLSGKLKELGAEIVNTESDNTVYVDRKLITGASHLASNELGKLAANTLLKELE, from the coding sequence ATGAAGAAAATATTAATAGGCCTGGTAGGAATCCTTATTTTTGCCTTTGCAGCGCTTTACATTAGCTCCAGACCTCAATTAGAAGAAGATGGTTCTTACAAACCGTCCAAACTTGCCTTAAGTTTAGCTACTGTTGACAAAAGTGATTTTGAAAATCTTAGCTATCAAAAATATCAGGGACAAAAGAAGAAAATCCTGGCCATTTTCACTGAACAAAAAAACATGAAAATGGCGAATGGCAAACTCTTTTCTACCGGCAATCATCCGATAGAATCTCTACTGCCTATGTTGCACCTGAAAAATGCAGGTTTTGAATTTGAAATTGCAACTCAAACAGGAAATCCGGTGATATTGGAGAAATGGGCCTTCCCGGAAGAAGATGAACATGTGAAAGCCATTTATGAGGAGTATAAATCTCGCTTTGAACAGCCCAGAAAACTAGCAGATTTTATTAGCAGCTCTTTTGAAGAAACGGACTCATATGCAGCGGTTTTTATCCCTGGAGGACATGGAGCTATGCTAGGCATTCCCGATGATCCAAATGTTGGGAAGATCCTAAACTGGGCGCATCAGAATGAGCTATTTACCATAAGTCTTTGCCACGGACCTGGTGCATTTTTATCTACAGCTCTTAACAATCAGAAGTTTTTGTATGAGGGATACAAAATGGCTGTATTCCCGGATGCAGTAGACGAACAAACCCCTATGATTGGTTATTTACCGGGACATATGCCCCGCGGCCTGAGTGGAAAACTCAAGGAATTAGGCGCCGAAATTGTTAATACTGAATCGGATAATACCGTATATGTAGACAGAAAATTGATCACAGGTGCGAGCCATTTAGCCTCTAATGAATTAGGGAAACTGGCAGCCAATACGCTTCTGAAGGAATTGGAATAA
- a CDS encoding 2'-5' RNA ligase family protein, translating into MKRKQLTLFLDEVEAQSIESIRQRFNPQQYKLIKSHITLCREDEIEKLEEVLKKLDSLRAESFELQTDGLRRFSEGKGLLIAIQDEDRKFQKLREMILQKGDTKPREHKAHITLMHPRNSTCNDKIFQEIRSIEIPKILRFSSISLIEQEMGKEWVPLKTFLLNDTSKG; encoded by the coding sequence ATGAAAAGAAAACAGTTGACATTATTCCTGGATGAGGTCGAAGCACAAAGCATCGAATCTATTCGACAAAGATTTAATCCCCAACAATACAAACTCATCAAAAGCCATATAACGCTTTGTCGTGAAGATGAAATCGAAAAGCTTGAAGAGGTCCTGAAAAAGTTGGACAGTCTCAGGGCAGAAAGCTTTGAATTACAAACTGATGGATTAAGGCGATTTTCCGAAGGTAAAGGACTTCTCATCGCAATCCAGGACGAAGATCGAAAGTTCCAGAAATTAAGAGAAATGATTTTGCAAAAAGGAGATACAAAACCCAGAGAGCATAAAGCTCATATTACCCTGATGCATCCTCGAAATTCAACTTGTAATGATAAGATATTTCAGGAAATCCGAAGCATAGAAATCCCCAAAATACTACGCTTCTCAAGCATCAGTTTAATCGAACAGGAAATGGGAAAAGAATGGGTTCCGCTAAAAACTTTTTTATTGAATGATACAAGCAAGGGCTAA
- a CDS encoding metallophosphoesterase, with product MKRRSFLSETSAALATLGLSQIAPQKRSYQSSQDTLKSCITLDQEKVFFYAEAIKEPLKVVHIADTHLFRDDERGLPYQQYSNRMAKAYNQTTHFKTRSKTHPEEAFEQALAFAKEVEADLLTLVGDIFSFPSEAAIEWVWKKLKETDIPYIYTAGNHDWHYEGMEGSLESLRDTWIEKRLLPFYQGNHPLMAAYEVKGIRFLAIDNSTYQINEEQLAFFREEVASGKPLVLLSHIPMYAPGKKISFGCGNPNWGANTDRNFELERRPKWPESGHTQTTFDFHKEVFNAPNLLGIFAGHIHRNSLEMIKGKAQIVSDDNASGAYLDISFLPLNEKDKQLIF from the coding sequence ATGAAACGTCGATCATTTCTAAGCGAAACCTCTGCAGCCCTAGCCACACTAGGCCTTAGCCAGATCGCTCCCCAAAAAAGAAGCTATCAAAGCTCCCAGGACACCCTCAAATCATGCATTACCCTCGATCAGGAAAAGGTATTTTTCTATGCAGAAGCCATCAAAGAGCCCCTAAAAGTCGTTCACATAGCCGATACCCATTTGTTTCGGGACGATGAGCGAGGGCTGCCCTACCAGCAGTACAGCAATCGCATGGCTAAAGCTTACAATCAAACCACGCATTTCAAAACTAGATCAAAGACCCATCCGGAAGAAGCCTTCGAACAAGCTTTAGCATTTGCCAAAGAAGTGGAGGCCGATCTGCTTACCCTTGTAGGGGACATTTTCAGTTTCCCCTCTGAAGCAGCCATAGAGTGGGTATGGAAGAAATTGAAAGAGACAGATATCCCCTACATCTATACAGCCGGAAATCACGACTGGCATTATGAAGGCATGGAAGGCAGCCTGGAATCATTGCGCGATACCTGGATTGAGAAGCGCTTACTTCCTTTCTACCAGGGCAATCATCCTTTAATGGCCGCCTATGAAGTGAAAGGAATTCGATTTCTGGCGATTGACAATTCTACCTATCAGATCAATGAAGAACAATTGGCTTTCTTCCGGGAGGAAGTTGCCAGTGGAAAGCCTTTGGTGCTATTGTCCCATATTCCCATGTATGCTCCGGGAAAGAAGATTTCATTTGGTTGTGGGAATCCCAATTGGGGAGCGAATACGGATCGAAATTTTGAGCTAGAGCGGAGACCCAAATGGCCCGAAAGTGGACATACCCAAACTACTTTTGACTTCCACAAGGAAGTCTTCAATGCGCCCAATCTCTTAGGCATTTTTGCCGGACATATCCATCGAAATTCCCTGGAAATGATCAAAGGTAAAGCTCAAATCGTCTCGGATGACAATGCGAGTGGAGCTTATCTGGACATCAGTTTTTTGCCCCTGAATGAAAAGGATAAGCAATTGATTTTCTAA